The following coding sequences lie in one Salipiger sp. H15 genomic window:
- a CDS encoding arylsulfatase, translating to MKKLELSRFLLALLFMAASFATSAHAQTADVPLGAQNGQVSLPYAEKKFSGSAGTTYLNADPAEFPTPVKAPDGAPNVLLVLLDDVGFGQFDVSGGGVPSPAMDELAKEGLTFTRFHTTALCSPTRAALLTGRNHNMAGTGVITELATGYDGYTGVIPKDTASVAEILRQNGYITAWIGKNHNTPIYETSATGPFDHWPNGLGFDYFYGFMAGDTNQIRPYLFENQTPIGTPNQEGYYLSTDLTDHTISWLKTIEAIQPDKPWFAYLAPAATHAPHQAPKELIDKYKGEFDMGWDGYREETFERQKERGIIPENAELTPRPASLPAWDSLSDDQKKLSARMMEVFAAYGEQVDYEVGRVLDYVKTLPDADNTMIIYIVGDNGASAEGGFDGTLNENAFFNAYLMKTEDMLDRIDEIGTELHFNHFPAGWAWAVDSPFQWTKQVASHLGGVRNPMIVKWPAKFKAAGETRTQFLHVIDIAPTILDAAHIPEPRSVNGTAQTPIQGKSFLSVLDDAKAAEVRTSQYFEMFVNRGMYDKGWWAGSLAFEPWDPVRGEFDPMKAKWELYNLDEDFTQAKDLAAENPDKLEELKALWWAEASKNKALPLDWRGAERFSAEGTGKPNLAGGRDSITYTGVLAGLPESSAPDLKNKSFSVTAKVKVEENASGMIFTQGGNTGGWAFYLKDGKLKAAHNYIDVAVYTIESDSAVPAGEHELKMDFDYEGGEEMGKNGTITLSIDGQAAGSGAIERTTPFKYSLSENQDVGTDTGTAVSTDYQAPFDFQGELEEVVVDLKK from the coding sequence ATGAAGAAGCTCGAACTGTCCCGATTTCTGCTTGCGTTACTGTTCATGGCGGCAAGCTTCGCGACCTCGGCCCATGCCCAGACGGCGGATGTGCCGCTCGGAGCTCAAAACGGCCAGGTTTCGTTGCCCTACGCGGAAAAGAAGTTTAGCGGCAGCGCCGGCACCACCTATCTGAATGCTGATCCGGCCGAATTTCCCACCCCGGTCAAGGCCCCGGACGGCGCACCCAACGTTCTGTTGGTGCTGCTTGACGATGTCGGCTTCGGTCAGTTCGATGTGAGCGGTGGTGGGGTTCCCTCACCAGCGATGGACGAGTTGGCCAAGGAGGGTCTGACATTCACCCGCTTCCACACTACGGCGCTGTGTTCTCCGACGCGGGCGGCGCTGCTGACCGGGCGCAACCACAACATGGCCGGGACCGGGGTCATCACCGAACTTGCTACCGGCTATGACGGCTATACCGGGGTTATTCCCAAGGACACTGCCTCGGTTGCCGAGATCCTGCGCCAGAACGGCTATATCACCGCCTGGATCGGCAAGAACCACAACACGCCGATCTACGAGACCAGCGCCACGGGTCCCTTTGACCATTGGCCCAACGGGCTGGGCTTTGACTATTTCTACGGCTTCATGGCCGGTGACACGAACCAAATCCGGCCCTATCTGTTCGAGAACCAGACCCCGATCGGCACGCCCAACCAAGAGGGTTATTACCTCAGCACCGACCTGACCGATCACACCATCAGCTGGCTGAAGACAATCGAGGCGATCCAACCCGACAAGCCTTGGTTCGCCTATCTCGCCCCTGCCGCGACCCATGCCCCGCATCAGGCCCCGAAGGAGCTGATTGACAAATACAAGGGCGAGTTCGACATGGGCTGGGATGGCTATCGCGAAGAGACCTTCGAGCGCCAGAAAGAGCGCGGGATCATCCCCGAGAATGCCGAGCTGACGCCCCGCCCCGCCAGCCTTCCCGCTTGGGACAGCCTGAGCGATGACCAGAAAAAGCTGTCGGCCCGCATGATGGAGGTCTTTGCAGCCTACGGCGAGCAGGTCGATTACGAGGTCGGGCGCGTGCTCGACTACGTCAAGACGCTGCCCGACGCCGACAACACAATGATCATCTATATCGTCGGCGATAACGGCGCCTCGGCCGAGGGCGGCTTTGACGGGACGCTGAATGAGAACGCCTTTTTCAACGCCTATCTGATGAAGACCGAGGACATGCTCGACCGCATCGACGAGATCGGCACCGAGCTGCATTTCAACCACTTCCCGGCCGGCTGGGCCTGGGCGGTGGATTCTCCCTTCCAATGGACCAAGCAGGTCGCGAGCCATCTCGGCGGTGTGCGCAACCCGATGATCGTGAAATGGCCCGCCAAGTTCAAAGCTGCGGGCGAGACGCGGACCCAGTTCCTGCATGTCATCGACATCGCGCCGACCATTCTGGATGCGGCCCATATCCCCGAGCCGCGCAGCGTGAACGGCACTGCGCAAACCCCGATCCAAGGCAAGAGCTTCCTCAGCGTACTGGATGATGCAAAGGCCGCCGAGGTCCGCACCAGCCAGTATTTCGAGATGTTCGTGAACCGCGGCATGTATGACAAAGGCTGGTGGGCTGGTTCTCTGGCCTTCGAGCCCTGGGACCCTGTCCGCGGCGAATTCGACCCGATGAAGGCCAAGTGGGAGCTTTACAACCTCGACGAGGACTTCACCCAGGCCAAGGACCTCGCCGCCGAAAATCCAGACAAGTTGGAGGAGCTGAAGGCGCTCTGGTGGGCCGAAGCGTCAAAGAACAAGGCGCTGCCGCTTGACTGGCGCGGCGCCGAGCGCTTCAGCGCAGAGGGCACCGGCAAGCCGAACCTCGCAGGCGGGCGCGACAGCATCACCTATACGGGCGTGCTGGCCGGGCTACCGGAATCTTCGGCGCCGGACCTGAAGAACAAGTCCTTCAGCGTCACCGCCAAGGTCAAGGTCGAGGAGAATGCCAGTGGCATGATCTTCACGCAGGGCGGCAATACCGGCGGCTGGGCCTTCTATCTCAAGGATGGCAAGCTGAAGGCCGCACATAATTATATCGACGTCGCGGTCTATACCATCGAAAGCGACAGCGCCGTCCCAGCCGGAGAGCATGAGCTGAAGATGGACTTCGACTATGAGGGCGGCGAGGAGATGGGCAAGAACGGCACCATCACCCTCTCGATCGATGGCCAAGCCGCTGGTTCCGGTGCCATCGAGAGGACAACACCTTTCAAATACTCGCTCTCCGAGAACCAGGATGTCGGTACGGATACCGGAACGGCCGTCTCCACGGATTACCAGGCGCCCTTCGATTTCCAGGGCGAGCTTGAGGAAGTGGTGGTGGATCTCAAGAAGTGA
- a CDS encoding MFS transporter: MQSLIPAAYPILKEAYGLDFVQIGLITMTFQIAGSLLQPVMGMVTDRYPAPYSPVVGMAFTLSGLICLAFAGSYGGILIAVALIGIGSSIFHPEATRTARYAAGDRQGLAQGIFQVGGQAGGALGPVLAALIIVPWGQPSLAWFAVLALLAMLLLTWIGSQQQRIRAEFTHRSARRQAEAPASKRSAATVALGLLVLTFLMFTKNTYGESFRSFYTFYLIEKFGLSIPASQMMLFLFLMAAAVGVLIGGVLGDAIGRRQIIWISVLGPLPLTLILPYAGLFWTGVLTIAINLIMASAFASILIYAMDLLPNRIGLIGGLFYGLNFGLGGIAAALLGILADSYGVEAVYRLCAFLPLAGLAVWFLPPIEERRFR, translated from the coding sequence ATGCAGTCGCTGATCCCGGCGGCCTATCCGATCCTGAAGGAGGCATACGGCCTCGACTTCGTGCAGATCGGGCTGATCACGATGACCTTCCAGATCGCCGGGTCATTGCTCCAGCCGGTCATGGGGATGGTGACCGACCGCTATCCGGCGCCCTACTCGCCGGTCGTCGGCATGGCCTTCACCCTGTCGGGGCTGATCTGCCTCGCCTTCGCCGGAAGCTATGGCGGCATCCTTATAGCGGTCGCGCTGATCGGCATCGGCTCCTCGATCTTCCACCCGGAGGCGACCCGGACGGCGCGCTATGCCGCGGGCGACCGGCAGGGATTGGCGCAGGGGATCTTCCAGGTGGGGGGGCAGGCGGGCGGCGCGCTCGGGCCGGTCCTTGCCGCGCTGATCATCGTGCCCTGGGGGCAGCCAAGCCTCGCTTGGTTTGCCGTGCTCGCGCTGCTCGCGATGCTGCTCTTGACCTGGATCGGCAGCCAGCAGCAGCGGATCCGGGCAGAGTTCACCCACCGCTCGGCCCGCAGGCAGGCCGAAGCCCCTGCATCGAAGCGGAGCGCCGCGACGGTCGCCTTGGGATTGCTCGTCCTCACCTTCCTGATGTTCACCAAGAACACTTATGGCGAGAGCTTCCGGTCCTTCTACACCTTCTATCTCATCGAGAAGTTCGGCCTGTCGATTCCCGCCTCGCAGATGATGTTGTTCCTCTTCCTCATGGCCGCGGCCGTGGGCGTGCTGATCGGCGGTGTCCTTGGCGACGCAATCGGACGGCGGCAGATCATCTGGATCTCGGTGCTGGGACCGTTGCCTCTGACCCTGATCCTGCCTTACGCCGGCCTGTTCTGGACCGGCGTGCTGACGATAGCGATCAATCTGATCATGGCCAGCGCCTTCGCCTCGATCCTGATCTACGCAATGGACCTCCTGCCGAACCGCATTGGGCTGATCGGCGGACTCTTCTACGGCCTGAACTTCGGCCTCGGAGGGATCGCGGCGGCGCTGCTCGGCATCCTGGCGGACAGCTACGGGGTTGAGGCGGTCTACCGGCTTTGTGCCTTCCTGCCGCTGGCGGGACTTGCCGTTTGGTTCTTGCCGCCGATTGAGGAAAGGCGCTTTCGGTAG